One genomic window of Ciona intestinalis chromosome 7, KH, whole genome shotgun sequence includes the following:
- the LOC100180459 gene encoding sulfotransferase 1C2-like: MGALDSIGQLCYLGCIRPTMNKQALAALLAAATDYISEDERPDLSEFIEYFLKEQTDVKINEWRGYRMWMGSSTETTRWAYENWMPWKNDVIIAAYAKTGTTWVRNIVSHLIYRQNPQAMEMYKNLHAFLVYLETGTPVKFEVLDKLPWKRRILATHIPAKLLNMKRIKGSGAKIICPIRNPKDQIVSWYNMAKKLPVPKNHELVKSLYPRTWEEFIEVYTQGQQPLASKVGEWYPDYLLSWYQHKEDENVLFVVYEDMKKDPVKEIQKIADFLDIPISESDLDEVVHETSFNTMRRQSAQIEKKLDFYRKGEVGDWKNHLTVAQSEMIDAKIQEKLGHTDLKFTYEP; the protein is encoded by the exons atgGGAGCCCTTGACAGTATTGGTCAACTATGTTACCTCGGCTGCATTCGGCCAACAATGAACAAACAGGCTCTTGCTGCTCTGTTAGCTGCTGCTACAGATTACATTTCTGAAGACGAACGACCAGATCTGTCCGAATTTATCGAGTATTTTCTGAAGGAGCAAACTGATGTAAAAATCAACGAATGGCGAGGCTACAGAATGTGGATGGGCAGCAGCACCGAGACAACGCGATGGGCTTACGAAAACTGGATGCCGTGGAAAAATGATGTTATCATAGCAGCTTATGCTAAAACCG GGACGACATGGGTAAGAAATATAGTCAGCCACCTTATTTACAGACAGAATCCCCAGGCTATGGAGATGTACAAGAATCTGCACGCCTTTCTTGTTTACCTTGAAACAGGGACAc CGGTGAAGTTCGAAGTTCTAGATAAACTGCCGTGGAAGAGGCGCATTCTTGCAACACACATTCCTGCGAAGTTGTTAAACATGAAACGAATTAAAGGCAGCGGCGCCAAG ATAATTTGCCCGATCCGCAACCCAAAAGATCAGATTGTTTCTTGGTACAACATGGCGAAGAAATTGCCAGTTCCAAAGAACCATGAGCTTGTAAAATCACTGTATCCAAGAACGTGGGAAGAGTTTATTGAAGTTTACACACAAG GCCAACAGCCTTTGGCATCTAAAGTCGGAGAATGGTATCCTGACTACCTGCTATCATGGTACCAGCACAAAGAAGACGAAAACGTTCTCTTTGTCGTTTATGAAGACATGAAAAAG gACCCGGTgaaagaaattcaaaaaattgccGATTTCCTTGATATCCCAATCTCCGAATCTGACTTGGATGAAGTTGTACACGAAACATCCTTTAACACAATGAGAAGGCAATCGGCTCAGATCGAAAAGAAACTTGATTTTTACAGAAAAG GCGAAGTCGGCGATTGGAAAAATCACTTGACGGTCGCCCAGTCCGAAATGATTGACGCAAAAATCCAAGAAAAACTGGGCCACACTGACCTAAAGTTTACATATGAGCCTTAA
- the LOC100182905 gene encoding sodium-coupled monocarboxylate transporter 2-like — protein MAVITMRTFSIGDYVVFATMLAVSTIIGLYFAIRDRRKKNTEEYLLAGRSMSPFPVAFSLSVSFMSAVTVLGTPVEVYRFGTMYAWLMIGMLIALTVTAEVFIPVFYNMGLTTVYEYLEKRFNRAVRLTATFLFMVQTILYGGIVIYAPSLALSSVTGFNLWLSVVSTGAVCILYSCLGGLKGVIWTDALQAVVMLVGFISILIQGSIKLGGFANAWNLSKMGGRIEFANFDPDPRVRHSVWSLTVGGSVFVAGLYAVNQSQVQRYLSCRSAKDAKIAALLNWFGLVFLNSLAIMTGIVLYAYYKDCDPLTTGQVKMRDALLPVMVLEIFKDNPGMPGVFLSSIFSGSLSTVSTAITALASVTVHDFLKPIFPWTEKTYAYISMGLVIFYGLLLILFAYLASKLGAILQAAISILGLLGGPLVGLFSIGILFPFVNSIGALCGVVVGIAMNVWVFVGSKSYPPPAKFANALPLSCAVSSNLVANSSQAMTTTAFGQLINTTTLSPVLATTRPPVADLYAMSYMYYSAFGFCFVILVGVIVSLATGGYKTRKEVDPKLIYRFFDHWLFKWVPEKVRRMLWCGVDHDILKQQNADQIFHVEGEVNPRFQDDKL, from the exons ATGGCTGTAATAACAATGCGAACGTTTTCAATTGGTGATTACGTAGTTTTCGCCACGATGTTGGCTGTTTCTACAATCATTGGATTATACTTTGCAATTCGGGATCGTCGAAAGAAAAACACCGAAGAATATTTACTTGCTGGAAG ATCAATGAGTCCTTTTCCTGTGGCGTTTTCACTTTCAGTAAGCTTTATGTCCGCCGTGACAGTTCTTGGAACACCGGTTGAGGTTTACAGGTTCGGTACAATGTATGCTTG GTTAATGATCGGAATGCTGATCGCATTGACTGTTACGGCGGAAGTATTTATTcctgtgttttataacatggggcTTACCACCGTATACGAG TATCTTGAAAAAAGGTTCAACAGAGCCGTGCGCCTCACCGCGACTTTCTTGTTCATGGTCCAGACAATACTATACGGTGGGATCGTCATTTATGCTCCGTCTCTTGCTCTAAGTAGTG TAACTGGTTTTAACTTGTGGTTATCTGTCGTATCGACTGGAGCCGTGTGCATCTTATACAGCTGTTTG GGTGGATTGAAAGGCGTAATATGGACAGATGCATTACAAGCCGTGGTAATGTTGGTCGGATTTATTTCCATTCTTATCCAAGGATCCATTAAGCTTGGTGGATTTGCAAACGCTTGGAATCTTAGTAAGATGGGTGGAAGAATAGAATTCGCAAA TTTTGATCCAGACCCAAGAGTTCGACATAGCGTTTGGTCACTGACTGTTGGGGGATCTGTATTTGTAGCTGGGCTATACGCAGTCAACCAATCTCAAGTTCAACGCTATCTATCATGCAGATCGGCAAAAGATGCCAAAAT AGCTGCCCTTTTAAACTGGTTCGGCTTGGTGTTTCTCAATAGTCTTGCAATCATGACTGGCATTGTTCTTTATGCTTACTACAAAGATTGTGACCCTTTGACCACAGGACAAGTTAAAATGCGAGATGCG CTGCTACCAGTTATGGTTCTTGAAATATTCAAAGACAACCCTGGTATGCCTGGTGTATTTCTTTCAAGTATATTTTCTGGAAGCCTCAG TACCGTCTCTACCGCAATCACTGCACTGGCAAGCGTCACCGTCCATGACTTTCTAAAACCGATATTTCCCTGGACGGAAAAGACTTACGCTTACATATCCATGG gTTTGGTCATATTTTACGGTCTTCTCCTTATATTGTTTGCTTACCTTGCCTCTAAACTTGGGGCAATACTTCAAGCTGCTATCAGCATTCTCGGACTACTAGGTGGGCCACTGGTCGGATTGTTTAGCATTGGtattctcttcccatttgttAATTCAATT GGTGCGTTATGTGGCGTTGTCGTTGGAATAGCTATGAACGTCTGGGTGTTTGTTGGCAGCAAATCATACCCACCGCCAGCGAAATTCGCCAATGCGCTTCCACTGAGCTGTGCAGTGAGTTCCAACTTGGTAGCAAACTCTTCACAAGCCATGACGACGACAGCGTTTGGACAATTAATTAATACGACAACTTTAAGTCCTGTTCTTGCAACGACACGTCCTCCAGTTGCTGATTTGTATGCTATGTCATACATGTACTACAGCGCTTTTGGCTTTTGCTTTGTAATTCTTGTCGGAGTGATCGTCAGTTTAGCAACAG GTGGTTATAAAACTCGCAAAGAAGTTGACCCAAAGTTAATTTATCGATTTTTTGATCATTGGTTGTTTAAGTGGGTTCCTGAGAAAGTTCGAAGAATGTTGTGGTGTGGAGTGGACCATgacatattaaaacaacaaaacgcTGATCAG ATATTTCACGTCGAAGGAGAAGTAAACCCACGGTTTCAAGACGACAAACTGTAA
- the LOC104265850 gene encoding sodium-coupled monocarboxylate transporter 2-like, whose amino-acid sequence MDAVIRKFTVGDYVVFAVMLAISTFIGLYFAIRDRGKKNTEEYLLAGRSMGPLPVAFSLSVSFMSAILVLGTPVEVYRFGTMYAWFIIGMLFAVIITSEVFIPVFYNMGLTTVYEYLEKRFNRAVRLTATFLFMVQTILYGGIVIYAPSLALSSVTGFNLWASVVSTGAVCILYSCLGGLKGVIWTDALQAVIMLLGFISVIIQGSIKLGGFQNVWKLNTEGGRIQFINFNLDPRVRNSAWPPLIGGTIFITGLYAVNQSQVQRYLSCRSSRVAKKAVLLNWIGLLFLNGLAIMTGIVLYAYLKDCDPLTTGQVKIKDALLPFMVLEIFKDSPGMSGVFISSVFSGSLSTVSTAITALASVTVHDFLKPIFPWSEKTYAYISMGLVIFFGLLLMLFAYLASKLGAILQAAISIIGLLCGPVVGLFTLGVLFPFANSAGSLFGLFVGIAMNVWVFVGSKSYPPPAKFADALPLSCAVSSNLVANSSQAMTTTAFGQLINTTTLSPVLATTRPPVADLYAMSYMYYSAFGFCFVVLVGVIVSLATGGYKTRKEVDPRLIYRFFDHWLFKWIPEKVRRMLWCGADHDIIKQQTEKVSHIEGKINPRFQDDKV is encoded by the exons ATGGATGCCGTTATTAGAAAGTTTACTGTTGGTGATTACGTAGTTTTCGCCGTCATGTTGGCGATATCTACATTCATTGGATTATACTTTGCAATTCGGGATCGTGGAAAGAAAAACACCGAAGAATATTTGCTTGCTGGAAG GTCAATGGGACCCTTGCCAGTGGCGTTTTCACTCTCCGTAAGCTTTATGTCGGCAATCTTAGTCCTtggcacaccggttgaagtaTATAGGTTTGGTACAATGTATGCTTG GTTTATTATTGGAATGCTCTTTGCGGTGATAATAACATCAGAAGTATTTATTcctgtgttttataacatggggcTTACGACCGTATACGAG TATCTTGAAAAAAGGTTCAACAGAGCCGTGCGCCTCACCGCGACTTTCTTGTTCATGGTCCAGACAATACTGTACGGTGGGATCGTCATTTATGCTCCGTCTCTTGCTCTAAGTAGTG taacTGGTTTTAACTTGTGGGCATCTGTCGTATCAACTGGAGCCGTGTGCATCTTATACAGCTGTTTG GGTGGATTAAAAGGAGTTATATGGACTGACGCATTGCAAGCTGTAATAATGCTACTTGGATTCATATCAGTAATTATCCAAGGCTCCATAAAACTTGGTGGATTTCAAAATGTCTGGAAACTAAATACAGAAGGCGGAAGAATACAGTTTATAAA ttttaatttagATCCTCGTGTCCGAAATAGCGCTTGGCCTCCTCTTATTGGTGGAACAATTTTCATTACCGGTTTATACGCAGTAAATCAATCGCAAGTACAACGATATCTTTCATGCAGGTCTTCAAGAGTTGCCAAAAA aGCTGTACTTTTAAATTGGATCGGTTTGTTGTTTCTCAACGGTCTTGCAATCATGACTGGCATTGTTCTTTATGCTTACCTCAAAGATTGTGACCCTTTGACCACAGgacaagttaaaattaaagacGCG CTTCTTCCGTTTATGGTCCTTGAAATATTCAAAGATTCGCCCGGAATGTctggtgtttttatttcaagcgTATTCTCTGGAAGCCTCAG CACCGTCTCTACCGCAATCACTGCACTGGCAAGCGTCACCGTCCACGACTTTCTAAAACCGATATTTCCATGGTCGGAAAAGACTTACGCTTACATATCTATGG gtttggTAATATTTTTCGGTCTTCTTTTAATGCTGTTTGCTTATCTTGCCTCCAAACTTGGAGCAATACTTCAAGCTGCTATCAGTATTATTGGTTTATTATGTGGACCAGTTGTTGGACTCTTTACacttggtgttctgtttcctttCGCAAATTCAGCG GGCTCATTGTTTGGTCTTTTCGTTGGAATAGCTATGAACGTCTGGGTGTTTGTTGGCAGCAAATCATATCCACCGCCAGCGAAATTCGCCGATGCGCTTCCACTGAGCTGTGCAGTGAGTTCCAACTTGGTAGCAAACTCTTCACAAGCCATGACGACGACAGCGTTTGGACaattaattaatacaacaacTTTAAGTCCTGTTCTTGCAACGACACGTCCTCCAGTTGCTGATTTGTATGCTATGTCATACATGTACTACAGCGCTTTTGGCTTTTGCTTTGTAGTTCTTGTCGGAGTGATCGTCAGTTTAGCAACAG GTGGTTATAAAACTCGCAAAGAAGTTGACCCAAGGTTAATTTACCGATTCTTTGATCATTGGTTGTTTAAGTGGATTCCTGAGAAAGTTCGAAGAATGTTGTGGTGTGGAGCGGATCAtgacataataaaacaacaaacagaaaaG GTATCCCACATTGAAGGGAAAATAAACCCCCGGTTTCAAGATGacaaagtttaa